A region of the Dreissena polymorpha isolate Duluth1 chromosome 6, UMN_Dpol_1.0, whole genome shotgun sequence genome:
AGTGTAAATCTTCCAGGAACATTTTACCTATATagttataaaacattttaagttaaaaaatgtatCGATCGATATGTGTTACCAGTAACGTACGTGTTTACTTGAGCCAAATAACAGAGAGGTTACCAGCCACAACCATACTGACTTAAACCTGGTAGACGTTAATATTTCAAATGAAGCGAAAGGGAAAGAAAGTAGGTTGTAAAAACGTGGTTGCGTTTAATTTTGCTGCATGACTACGATTGCTTTGTCTGATATCACCTACTCAAATAACCTGAAGGTCCTTTGTTCAATGAGCTATGCAGTTACCTGGTAGAAGGTGTTGTTGAGGACAGCCAGTCGCTCGTTGAGGTCTCTGTAGAAGGATGCGTTCATGGCAGTCAGTTTCGCTTCTAGATCGGTGATAAGCTTGGTCACTGAACAAATATTATTACAATGGTAAATTAagctatattatattataatattattttatattataataatttaacgcAGGTGTTAAATGTATTGTAATGATCACATTTAATATTATGATTTATGTAACATACTtttctttgtgtttttgttgtctttctttttgtttttgtttttcggtTTTGCTGCACTTCGTGATACCCGGGACCTGGTCTGAAACACAATTGTCTGGTTTTAAACAGCTGGCTGAAtaacataaacatgtacatatactCACGATAAAATATTTATCTTATTGACAGTACATCTGTATCAATAGTCACCGTTTGGGGGTTGATATTAGAGGACCACTTTACAGGCGATACTTAATGTACTGCAGTACATTATGAAAAACAATGCCAGATATCCTGGTAAATAAATGATATTGCACAAATGTAATCAACACTGATTTCTGatataaatcaaataacgttataaaacatgtatttattgaatatttggttaactATATGCGTTACAACCAGAGAACTCCAGCAATAACAAAACACCAGATTTAACATTCAGTTTTAAAAGCTACAACACATCGACTAGTACAAAAAAGTGCCCCTTACTTTCAGTTCACTGTTCCCATCTCGACTTTGCCCTACTGCCCCGCTGCCTGTCTCTAGATCGCCGGCTCCACTGGCATCTGACCCATCTATATCTTCCTCCTCGTCGTTTTCCGCTTCCAATATTTCAAAGGAGTCAATATCCGCATATTCTACATCGTCATCTAAATCTAATGTCGTGACAATGTCATCTTTGATACCATATCGATCAACATTCATAGAATCATCGTcatcttcttcctcctcctcttcaACGTCCACATGATCATTGTCAATGGAGTCAAATTTGTCTGCATCGGATAATTGAGAGACGGCAGTCACTCCTTCAGCTTTATCATTTTTCACTGACGACAAAACCGGAGCGCGCGTTCCTTCTACCGTAAGCGCGTTGTGCATGTAATCAAAACTATGAGTGTCTTTGTGAGTGGTCGGCAAGCTCTGCTGGGGGTACATGTAGAAACCGGAAGTTCCGCTCACCGTATTAAGCAAACCGTCGTTCATTGCGGTCCAAGCTTTATAACAGACGACCGCGGCCGCCACCGATACGGCGCTCGTGAGCACGCAGACGACCACACTGGCGACGATCAAAGTGGTACACCTTCTACTAAGACTCCTTGTATCACCATCGAACAAATCGCTATTAGACTTGAATGATAGGCTACGAATCTCCTGTAATTTACCGTATTCAGCCATGCTAAACTATCTTACAAAATACCTTAAACGTGTATTCAAGTAGATTTCACGTACCCAAAATTCAGCATATGAAGGTCGATATTAGATAATAAGCGTCTTTACtgttacagcaacatttacatAATAACAATTTAACGTGCTACGTAATATATTTATACTGCTTGCAAATGTATATTCCAGTGTGAGAAATGGGTCATTTTGGAATTAAGCTGTAACCTACTGAGTTTTGATAATTACaaatctatacatttataaaCCACTCACAGATTACCTACTTTTTGGTCGGAATGTCCAGCTGAGTAGGCGAACAAGGACATTATTTGGCATTGGCTCAGTCGTAATACAACGGATTTTAATTGAACCCATTAGACATAAGATTGCTTACTATCGCTGTAAGCTGGAGTGTTGTGTTACAGTTCAAGGTAAAGTTGATACCGAAATATAAGGAAATCACTGCAGTGACGAACGTGCGAGCAAGCTTGCATTAGCTATGGCTTGAATAGCAGTTTCGCTTTCTGAGTCGTTTGAATAGCATTCGTGTGCACGATACTATGAATGTGTTTACTTTCCTACATCCTGAAAGTGGCGTTAACATTAAATTCGTTATCAGGTATATGTATGTATCATACATACATTCATCAAGAATTACAcgcttgtttaaatatgtttgttttggaCTTATGACTGTTTTGATACAATTGGTCACTACATTTGTAACAATGTGATCATTGGTTTACAGGTAGTCACTCTATTGAAACGACGGGAAACCGCGTGAAAGGAATTTGCGGAAGATGTAATGACAGTCTCGGTATTTGAAGTGTGTTATTTCCTAGACCTACAAGTATGTCGCGGAAAATTTCTTTTTTAGTGTTAAATAATTTGTTGAAGCTGGAAGGAATCTAATTTAAAAGAACTAATCATTACTCCCGTTTCTATTTACTTCTACTGGtttattaaagataaaaaatgCCAGCAATATGTTTGCGTACAGGAAAACCCAGTCTTTCAACATTGTATCATTCGCTTGAATGGATTTACACTGTCAATGTTCAGAGATGACGATATATGAGTGTCAAAACCAGATATCCTTTGCCTTTGAAGTCTATGTTTATAATTTCAATGTCATCATTTACTACTCGCTCAATATTCAAAATACTGTAGTAGTAAGTATGAAATTTGTTGACAAAGGGTACATGATGAGACTATTATTATATTGTACCAGTTATTATTGTTGAGTTATTATTGTTGTCGCTGACATATTTCTTTGAGGCATGTTTTCGTCTTTAAGACCATTGCTAACATTGTAAAGTTGTTTGCTCATCGTGTTAACTGCCCTTAAAATGTTATATGTTCGTTTTAATGCTTGCTAGACATTTACGGTTTAAACGGGTTTTTTTGTTGCGCGTAAAtaagaaatgaaaacaaaattatacatattgCATGGTTTTGtggtaccccccccccccccccccctcccttagGTCAAGTTTTAAAAAATTTGTCATCATTAGAGCATGATGtcatacaaaataatgttaagtAGTAGACCATAGTGATCTGGCAGTCAGTCTGTAGTCATCTGGTGAATTTCATCTGTAGGTTATGAGCGGTCTTACCTGAAACTATACATGACACTGGGCGAGGCTCGCTGTTTTGTTTTGTGTAGAATTGTACAACTTTTCATAGTTCAGACATAATTTTGAGAATAAATGCTATAAGTATATCTTGCCCTTGGTTTGagctaaaataaacatttcactAGTATTTACATGATGGAATTCAAGCTAAATATATCCGCTTGCGGGATTCCCTACACAAGAAATCGACGAATCCCATGAAATAGTTTCCTGATAAATCTTAACACCCATTCGCTCTCTCATTGACAAGGAAACACTGTGTCTGTTTTATATCCGGAGGTTACAGTGCTATATTGGATTTAAGTTCCTCTAAATATTCGGACCGATTGTGACGTAAATGTTGGATGTAAGTACTATTCGATAGTGTGTCTATGCACTTCGGAACAACTGAATTCGTTTCTATGgcctgtttttttttttggtttctatctagctcatttttattttaattacttgGTCAGGAACCTCAATCTACAAGAAAAGATGTACTCCTGTTTATGAAGTCATTCTAACATTACATGGCTTTGTTGtacagtttatattttattttaacataaaaataatgtcTGCCAGAGTTTGTATCATCATAGTTATAATCTATGTACTAAAATATTGatgaatattgaaattattaGATAGAAAATACTTAAGAAACCAATTTTCAATCACAAATTTGAATGAGGTcggttaaaatgataaaaaagtattatttgaatagaataaacattatgaaaaaacaacacaattaacCATTTGCTAAATGCCCTTCTAATGTTCAAAATATAGTGAGATCTATACATATTTAGTCTCTCTAGAATGTAATTGGTAAAATACCATCGTAAGGACACAATCAGTATCGCATTCAACATATATAGATCGTTGTCTCGCTATCATACAAATGTAATCACCAGAAGTCGAACATGTACATGATCATTCTGTGGAAACACAAAGTGACCAGATTCGTTGAACTGAAAAGCCTGTTGCTTCCACGAATACACTTATTGAACTTATTTTGTGACACAAATCAAGAGCTGATTGAAGATCTTTATTTAGATGTGCTATATATAGGTGTATTTAAAGTGTACAGAGCTCGTCCTATATTCCCGGGCAGATGTCACCCATTCAAGGGTGTCAATAAACGAAATTCAATACTGTGTTAAAGTAATGTCGTCTGGTTCAATACTGTGTTAAAGTAATGTCGTCTGGTTTAAAATCGTAAGCAGTCGTACGAAAAATACTTCTTTGTTTTACAAAAGAAGAATTCAATAAAATTTGCATAATGGAccgtattaaaaaaatatgttcacacaACTACAGCGATAACGTAACAAAGCAATGAAAAACACCTCCTTTAAGTCGCATGTTTTCAGAAAACGAAgtactttttttccaaaaatatgccCTTGAAGCTTAATACAGAAGAAATACCCTACATATTGTCATAACATACAGATTAAGTACTGTGTCGAATTGATCGTTAGTTCAAACTGAACGAGTCGTGAATACAATTCGTCCTCTCGTTTGTTGATATGACACTTTCTTAATATTTAAAGAGAATAGACTGTTTCTCGTCAAGGTCGCTTAGAATGCGCAAAGGTCTGCCATACAAGCATTAAAGAAGCAGATGAGCTTAGTGATACTGATACTATAAATACATCTACTCttgtgtaaatattaataaaaatataccattgtatattaatataacataaaaGAGGTTACAAGCATCTTTGAAGTTAAAATAGTGAAACAGAAACTGAAACCAAAGTAAACAAAACCGTGCCGTTTAACCGATTTAGCGAATCAAATCATATCAGGTTAATATACGCATTTTTGCAAAATTCCCAAACTTTCGAAAACGATGGAAATAAAAGGGGACAAATATGACAGATACGGAAGTTCATATAATTTACATATAGAGGTACATAATACAACACAACTTAAACATAATATCAACAATAGATCAATAAAACGGTATATATACATGCAGTAACATCAACAAGAGTTACCCCAAAAGTTAATTCATTAACTGTTATATTTACTACGTCATACATATGAGCCTAGGTATGGTCACTTTTAGTAGTCGTGTTCTTTTTAATACGCTTTTCCACAAAAGTGTTTTCTTAAAACTTTGTCTTTTCCGTGAATATACATCTCTTTGATTTATATGACATAATGAGAGCACAATTTAATTAATCTAATTTATGAAGTCCCaagattttattgtttttcattcCACTACATACTCAACAATGCTTCGCATATATACAAGGCCACACAGACGTCATGTAGAGAAAGCCTGCAGGTGCAACCCGTTCACGGAGCCCGTTTCAGGCCGTATGAGCACGGCGCCCATGTATAGTTCCGTGTTCTTTACCCCGAGGGTCGTCTGGGAGTCGAGCAGCTGAACCTCCACGGTGTCGTCCGCCTTGAGTGTCATAGTACCGGCCAGCACACAAGGCTGCTGGATGAACTGACTGTACAGAGCTGTGGGTGACGAAGGAATACAATGATCAATATGTCGgtgttaatgtttacattttacgACATAGCATTATCAAGAACAGCGAACACGTGTCAATCAAGCATACACGCGTGTATTGGTTGAACTACTTGCAAATAGCTGGGACTGTGTTTTATAgctactgtattaatgacaaagTAATGACTATGTGTATTTGCGGCATGCCATTTTCTGATCGCTACTTTGCCGACCAATGAATCAGTTACATTGTATATACAAGTTTGATGCGTCCTTACGATAATGGGATACAATAATCGCTATTCATGAACGCTCGGATTATAAAGACCATGACATTCAGATAATGTGAAGATGCatcatgattttgtttttatatcaacAAGTTTCCGTTTTACATCCTTGTCTACGGAGTTAGTAGATATATGTTAACTGTGTAATGAAGGCATTTTGTACGCTATTTCTGCCTGAAAAGAAATAACCAATCCTTTTTTGATCgatggttaataaatataatttgaatttGTCAAACGTATTAGTTTAAATTCTGTGGATGATCTGTCAGATTTCCTATGATTTAAGCAATTCTTTATTTATCAATCAAAcgcatttgttaaatattgctatgataattgcattaaatatgtaaaagatattattaaaggCAATGTCAATCATGTTTGTCATTGCAAGAGTcacaaatcaaaataaataagcCAGTCAACTACTTACTATTTTATGGTATAAAAAGGTCCTTTCAACACATATTGCATTAATGTATAATTAACACAGTAGAAAGAACTTTTCTCGACTCATATAAAACCATAAACTCTGAATTCAATCGATAAGTTATTACATAATATGCTAAAACTTAACTATTACATCCTAACACGACAAACAAAAGGAAAGAATAATTTGGAAATATATCATACATTGAACATTGTTAATTCAATAGAAAAGTTTTTTAcaatataacacaaaatcatatattaaatggttGCAAACTAGGATTATCCGCAAAGTCTTTGAAACACACCACGTGGCTCAAAGTAATACATGCACTTTTgacaaatttttgaaaaaaacattttaacacttatttCGAAAATGTAACACGCTACAAATACTAATTGGATATTTCTCTGATAGCTTCACAatggttatacatgtatacacaaagaAATAAACTACAAAAGGTTCCTTTTTCTTCATGGTAATACAAATGAAATCGACAACGGCTTTATTTTTTTCATCAGCATTTTTTCATGCAAATGGAAAGAAATTACCCAAAATGTTAAGGGGCCTTAAGGTTAGCCTAATAAAAGCTCTAAATACTTGGGCATGCATAGCGAGTGAATCAAAAATAGAAATGCATTGAACAGTTAGAAGAATAGAGAGTTATTTGCCGTTTTCCGTTCCTTCATTCTAACGTAATGTATAATACATAGTcgcatatattttaaattgttataagaATGTTTACCTTGGTCGTGCGGTGGACAGGTAAGAGTTCCCAGTAACTCGAAGCCGCTGGGACTTCTGTGCAGGAGCACAATGCCTTTGTTCCGCCCTGTTCGAAACTGGGCCTGTTAATACAGTAGGCACagcaataattattcaaattttcTCAATATTGTACtggtttatttaacaaaaaagacGTATGACATGGGCATGTATTATTTTCTGTCTATCCGAGatattaaatgtttatgtatcccaccactatagtggggacatattgtttttgcattgtctgttggttggttgctttgtttgtttgcgccaactatagcatttgccataacttttgcaatattgaagacagcaacttcatatttggcttgcatgtgtatctcatggagctgcacatttttagtggtaaaaagtcaatgtcagagtcatccttcaaggtcaaaggtaaaatatatgggtcaatatcgcttattttatgaatacttttgcaatattgaagatggcaacttgatatttggcgtgcatgtgtatctcatggagctgcacattttgagtggtgaaagatcaaggtcatccttcaaggtcaaaggtcaaatatattaggacatagtgtttcacaaacacatcttgttttctggAGAAAATCTATTTACTTGATATTTCAGATAGTTTTGCTGCCCAAATTAGTCAATATGAATATTTTAGATAGTTTGCTCACCAAGATATACCCAATTTGCTGGATATTTAAGATATTCTTTTTGCCGCAGAGTAAAAAAATGCTCTATATTCAGATGTAAGTGCTACTCTTTATAgaccattatatatatttttatttattttttattttcaaacgaGACACACCAAGTTTACTTGATTATTTCTGATTGTCTTTCAATTTACAGGCTGTTTTAAGTATTTGTGTTGCATAGATTCTGTCTTTCGAACATAGATCCAATGTATTCGATATTTCAGGATTATTAGTAGGTTTGCTGCCATAGAGATCCAAGATTTCTGGATATTAATTATATTCTTGCTGCTTTGGATAGATCCGGTTTATcggaatatttttaatattatttctatCCAAGAGAGatccaaatatattttatattttggatATTCTTGCCTCCATAACCAAGTAAACTGCATATATCACCTGAAGCAAGAATATCTGCAATATCCAGTCAACTGGGTCTCTGTCATTTTGATTATTCAGATATTATTGCTGATCAAGAAGAACGCAGTGAAAATCTTAAATCGATATTCCtaatctgaaaaccattttaagCAGCAATATTATCACAAAATTACCGATTTGCGTCAGTAAAATGTATTCAGTGGTGTTGTGACGCGATGCGATCCAGTTTGCTTGATTTTATAAGTGGTCTTAATGTCATAGAGGAAAGAGTGACAAACTCAGTCACTTATGCATCAAATCAGTTTTGCTAAGATTTCAGAGTTCGTTGAAGTATGATTCATCGTGATTGTGGTCTTTACCGAACATTGATCTGATAACATGACACCAACTGGTTTTCagaacataataaaacaaaacaacgcATGGACAACAGTGCATTTATTGCAATAAAAATACCAACATTGATGACGAAATAAACAAAccttaaatacaagtaatatggaTAGCTAAAATCAAACAACCTGTTGAGCATACCCAATGTGCACAATGGAGAAACGTCTCAGAGATCTCGGGTATGACAAACCGTCCAATTTTAAGCCTTATTACGTCATACACAACACAAGAATGTCAACATTTACgttcaaaatgaaataaatcattaaagaaatattgttcaaatccaAGAAAGTGAAATTTCGAATAACCGTCAGCTTTAATATTCTCCTGGATGGAGTTTTTGCATTTAGTGTTTTATCTGTCTGTATGTGTATTTTTGGGACACGTGGTGATGAATATGCCTTaaacaaataacacaatattCGATTGGATCGGAAATATGGAATTGATATGTTTACGGTTCCTCTGGATATTGCATAAGAAAGTAAGAAGTGAGTCTTTGCAGCTCGGGCTGATAGCtttgatttttgtaaacaattagaTAACTTTAAGATTGCTGCATTATAGTTCACAATACTCACCAATTATATGATACATTGATATGATATATGATACATATGATATAATTATATGATACAAATTGCGATTGATTAAcaatctataaaataaataagcagatAACAATAACAAACATACAGCACGTATAAGTGTTTGATAAACGTTTATCACGTTGCACATAGATCTAATTTAGGTTGTGGAGAAGACATATCATACGCAATACACCTAGAAACATATGACTAACATGTGGATTGCAGTGAATATCTTCAAGAATAGCCTCGCATCTAATAGAACATTCGTCTGAACACGTACTTATATAGCTAGTTACTTTTAACAATTACGAGTTGACGAAGCTGTCACTATAGTGTAGATGTTCTGTAGGCAGTGGAAGTGCCTTTCAGCGCTTACAACATCTGATATGTATATGTGTTTGCCTGCTCCACATGTGGAGTTCAGAGCGTGTTCAGCTGATATGCCAATGCACCGATATATGTTATCTCTTTAGTCAGATCAACCAAAAGATGCTTACAAACGCTTTCTAATCGTACACCATCACCTTGCTTCAAATGAAGCACACCATTTATATTACAGGCCTCAAACGGACCATTGTTGATGGTCATGGCAGTGTCTGCCCGGGTAACCTCCTGACACCTCAGAGTGTTATGCCGGCGCGTATTGCGCGTGTGCACGAGCAGTATGGCCCCATTGCCCGCCTCCCCGTCACTCCTCATACTTTCATCCACATTGAACGGCACCTGTAACATGAAAGTTTAAGGAGTTCAGGAGAAGCGTGCAGTGAAAGCAGCGTGGCATCCGCTATGATCACCACCGTATATGTATACAGAGGATCACCACCGTGTATGTATACAGATACATTTATGTGATGTGTTCATGTATCATTAATAAGGGCTATATTTAAAGGATGTATTACTGTCATGAGGGTCAGTCGTATGTCAATCATGTTTGTTAATGTGTTTACCAATTGgttgatatatataaaacaatataaagcaGTGCATATGGCAAGTAAATGATGGATGCAATACACTATGCATGCAATCAGATCTATTGTCGGTGTATATTCTTATGTTTACAATACCAACCCAGGTACCTTTGAATAAATTTTATAGTGTAACAGACTGACAGAAAAAAGGTAAgagttcaacatataaatgccaTTTGTACTGTGTCTTATCAAAATATACATCGGTGCTTTCGTAAATGGGCAATGGTTTACTTACATGTGCATATATGTGGTATAGACCGGAGTATCTCGCCCTGAACAGGCCGGTGTTTGTATCGAGGTCAAATAGGCGGCGCTGGCTGTCTGCGCTTGAAGGAGCGAACATCTTCAATGTCATGGGAGCCTCTGAAATAGGACGATACTTATAATTCAAGGTTATTACCGGCTAAGATGTACCGCGGTCCATTATAATAATACATTCTAAGGTAAACAACGGTCCATTATAGGGATACATTCTTAGGAATACCACGGTCCATTAAGGAATACATTCTAAGGTGTGCCCTGGTCCATTATAGGGATACATTCTAAGGTATACCACGGTCCATTAAGGAATACATTCTAAGGTGTGCCCTGGTCCATTATAGGGATACATTCTTAGGAATACCACGGTCCATTATAGGAATACATTCTAAGGTGTGCCCTGGTCCATTATAGGGATACATTCTAAGGTATATCACGGTCCATTACAGGAATACATTCTAAGGTGTGCCATGATTCATTATAGAAATACATTCTAAGGTATACCACGGTCCATTATAGGAATACATTCTAAGGTGTACTATGGTCCATT
Encoded here:
- the LOC127833969 gene encoding uncharacterized protein LOC127833969 isoform X2; this encodes MNDGLLNTVSGTSGFYMYPQQSLPTTHKDTHSFDYMHNALTVEGTRAPVLSSVKNDKAEGVTAVSQLSDADKFDSIDNDHVDVEEEEEEDDDDSMNVDRYGIKDDIVTTLDLDDDVEYADIDSFEILEAENDEEEDIDGSDASGAGDLETGSGAVGQSRDGNSELKTRSRVSRSAAKPKNKNKKKDNKNTKKMTKLITDLEAKLTAMNASFYRDLNERLAVLNNTFYQTDRPSAHYSGNTGIKAAHFEAVKADKFGTEKEALRIFDNASWVEEASSPVTYSKESGQARVKEGGLFLVYAMGANSGNKTDKYVSIQTKSGKNGNTIKQFYCQNGVYQASGLVTSLQSCFVQGMVMLSANDVIEIHGRHAEIQLGYGTYFGVIQLSRRLAS
- the LOC127833969 gene encoding uncharacterized protein LOC127833969 isoform X1 produces the protein MSLFAYSAGHSDQKEIRSLSFKSNSDLFDGDTRSLSRRCTTLIVASVVVCVLTSAVSVAAAVVCYKAWTAMNDGLLNTVSGTSGFYMYPQQSLPTTHKDTHSFDYMHNALTVEGTRAPVLSSVKNDKAEGVTAVSQLSDADKFDSIDNDHVDVEEEEEEDDDDSMNVDRYGIKDDIVTTLDLDDDVEYADIDSFEILEAENDEEEDIDGSDASGAGDLETGSGAVGQSRDGNSELKTRSRVSRSAAKPKNKNKKKDNKNTKKMTKLITDLEAKLTAMNASFYRDLNERLAVLNNTFYQTDRPSAHYSGNTGIKAAHFEAVKADKFGTEKEALRIFDNASWVEEASSPVTYSKESGQARVKEGGLFLVYAMGANSGNKTDKYVSIQTKSGKNGNTIKQFYCQNGVYQASGLVTSLQSCFVQGMVMLSANDVIEIHGRHAEIQLGYGTYFGVIQLSRRLAS